GACCGCCCTTCTTGCCGACCAGCCCGAAACCATCCCCCCCGGCGCTCCCCTCGGCATCGACACCGAGGTTCTCGCCGGGCGGCGGCTCATCGGAACTTTCGGCCACATCCTCCTGCGCCTGCGGTTCCGGCTCGATGATCTCCTCCTCTTCCACCTCGGGAGGAGGCGGCTCCTCCTCGGGCGGAGGCGGGGGCGGAGGCGGCTTGACCAGGGTTACCATGGTCATCTGGCCCTTAGGCTTGATCTCGCCGGAAAACAGCAACGCCTTGAGCATCCAGATGCCGAGGGCCAGGAAAAGCACCACCACCGCAATGTAGGCGATCCAGATGGGCTGGAAGCCTTTGTTTTTCTTTGCCATTATGAAAATCCGTATTTCAAGTCCCGAGTCTTTAATACGGTCCCGAGTCCCGAGTCCCGAGTCCCGAGTCCCGAGTCCTGAGTCCTGAGTCCTGAGTACTGAGTCCTGAAGCCTGGACCTTGGACCCGGGACCATGGACCGCCTTTTGACCTTGGACCGCCCCTATTTAACCAACTTCTGCGTCACCAGACCCAACTGAGTGATGTCGAGTTTCATCAGCACATCGAGTATGCCGATGATCTGGCTGTAAAACACCTGTTCGTCGCCGCGGACCACCACCGGCAGATTGGGGTCGGCGGCCTTGTACTGCCGCAGCATGGTTTCGAGTTCGGCCATGGTCACCGGGTAGCTGTCCAGGTAGATCTGTCCGTCGGCGGCCACGGTGATCGCCTTGGTGCTCGGCTTGACCTCGCTGACCACATTGCTCGCCTTGGGCAGGTTGATCTTGATCCCCTGCACGGCGGAGGTCACGGCGATAATGAAGACCACGAGCAGGGTCCAGGCCAGGTCGAGCAAAGGGGTGACGTTGATATCGTCCATCACCTTCTGGTCGTAAAGATCGCGTCTCATGTCAGTCCCCGAATTCCTGGTCCACCATGTTGGCGAACTGGTCGACGAACAGGCCGAGGTCGGCGGCGATGATCTTCACCTTGCTGGCCAGGAAGTTGTAGCCGAACAGGGCCGGGATGGCCACGATCAGGCCGGCGACGGTGGTTGCGAGGGCCGAGGCGACCCCCGGTGCGATGGCCATGATGCTGGCTTCCCCCGCCAACGCCAGGGCGGCGAAGGTGTTCATGACCCCCCAGACGGTGCCGAGCAACCCGAGGAAAGGGCCGCCGCTGATGGCCAGGGTCAGCAGTACCAGGCCGTTGTTGATGCGGCGGTTCTGCTCCATGTAGCCGTTCTCGAGAACGGTGCGGAAGATGTTGAAAGCCTTGGACGAGAGTTTCGGATTCTCCAGGTGGGCATGCTTTTCACCCCACTGGCGCAGATCCTCCACCCCCTTGCGGAAGATGGTGAACAGGGGGGAATTGCCGTATTCCTCCTCCTTCCCGTAAAGGGCGTCGAGATCATGGGCATGGCTGAAGGCGTTCAGGAACTGCTCGTTTTCCCGCTGCATCAGGCGGAAGGCGTAGGTCTTGTTGACCAGCAGCATGACGCTCAGAGCACCGAGCAGAAAGAGCAGGCCGATGATGATCCAGCCGTCGGCGGTGATGTTGTCGGCCACGGTGGCGATAAGCAGGGAGGAGACGCCGCTGCCTTCACCGGCTTCGATGCTGCCGTAGCCGAGCAGTGCGCTGGTCGGCCCCTGGCTCTGATAGAGCGCGGTGAACCACCCGGGCGACCGGGCGGCCCGCCCCAGGATCACGTCGTCCAGATCTCCCCGGAAGGAACGGGTGCCGTCGGGGGCGCCGCCGAGCGCCAGATCGCCGGGGAACCGGGACAGGGCGAAGGGAATGGAACCGCTTCCGGACTCGCGGCCGTCGAGATAGAGGGTTACCGCCCGCTCGGGGGTGATTGTCACCGCCAGATGCTGCCAGGACCCGGCGGTCAGGTCGCCTGCCATCTGCAGGGCGACGACGGTCTCCCCGGCGGCCATGCGGACATAGGGGCGCAGACCGTCGACGGAAATCTGCAGACTGCGCTCTTCATTGCCGCCCTGAAACAGTACGGCATTGTTCTGGGCATCCGCAGGCCGAATCCAGACGGCAAAGGTAAAGCCGGCGCTGAAATCGAGGGAAGGTGAGGACGGGATGGAAATCCGGTCGCCGTCCTGGCGAAGGCTGAGGCCGTTGCCGGCCAAACCTGGAACCCCGAGCGCTCCGCTGAAGGTTCCGGGGTGATTGCCGTAGGCGGTGGCGTCGCGGGGGGCTCCTTCCGCCTGGTCAAAGTGATAGACCAGCGCCTGGTCGGCGTCGAAGGTTCCGCCCGCGTCCTGGGCATCGGCTGCCTGCGCGTTGCCCCAGTACATCCAGATTGTTTCTTGCACCGAGCCTGCGGTGAGTCGGGGCACCTTGACCCAGACCAGCGCCATCTCCTCAGCAACACTGAACCGCTCGACGTGGTATTTCAGCGGGGTCTTGTCATCCGCATCGACGAAGCGCAGATCGGTCCCGTCCTCCTTGCCGCTGCTGAAATCGAAGTTGCCCGAATGCAGCCGCACCAGCACCGGCATGTCGGTCTGGCTTTCGGCGAGACCGGCGGCGCCGGCATCGAGGGTGATTTTCTGCCGAAACTGCCAGTTCTTGTCCCACCAGGCCGATGCCGCCCCCGGCATCATCCCGAGCACAAGCCCCAGCAGCATCCAGATCGCGATTTTTTTGTTAAAACCATTTAAAAACACAGTGAAACCTCCGTTTTAAATTCGGTAACTAGTAGCTAGTAAATAGTGGCTAGTCGTTATTTTCTCACTGCTTTTAAAGCACAAACCCAGTGACCTCGACATCCAGCCACTTGCCGAGGAAGTCGTCCACCACCTTGGCGGGGGTCAGACCATCCCGCGGGCCGAAGCTGGCCGCCTGTTCGACCAGACTGCTGACTTCGGTCAAACTGGAAACGCCGGCCAGGGCACCAAGTCCCGAGGTGCCGGAAGAGGTCGGAACCCCGACGGAACCGAGGGAGAAGCTGATGTTCTGAGCATTGCGCACCTCGGTGGCGGCCAGCAGAATGCGCCCGCCGGCGATGCCCGCCTCACCGGCGTCGATGATCCCCTCGGGAGCGACGAGGATGATGTCGCCAGGATCGGGCTTCTCCTTTATCCCAGCCACACCGTCCGGATCGTAGGTCAGGGCGCGGATGCCGCTGCCAACAGCAGGCGGAGAATAGGAAACTCGATATTCGCCATACTCATCCACATATATAGTTTTGTCTGTCTGGCTGATGGCAGTGCGGGAACCACGGCCGGCATTAATGTCCCCCTGGTCGGCCCAGACAAAAATATCGCTTCCGCCATAAGTCATGACTCTCGATTCAAAGACGTTCAGATCACCGATATTCAAGATCGAAATATCGCCTCCCGCAGTGGTAAAAATACCCGTGCCCTTGTTGGTCCCGCTGTCGTTGATGCTGCTGCGGCCCACGTCGATATCCCCTGCAGCTGCGATGTAGATGTTGGAGGCTCCAGCAGTGGTGCTGATCAATGATTCCACCATTTTGAGATAACCTCTGCCAGCCTGGCGTTCCGTAATCCCCGGCGCCGGGCCAAAAACCATTTCGATGAGCTCGCTGCGTGCTTTTTCGACGATGGCATTGGCATCAGCCGTGCGGCCGTCGGCCTGGGCCTCGACCAATTCCTGTCCGTAAACCTTGAGTGCGGCGAAAAACACGGCAGCGTCCTCCAGGGAAAAGTTCTCTGTTGCGTCCGTGGTGGAAACCTTCGTATCGTAACCCACCAGCACCAGCAGGTCGGCCCCCTCTGACCCCAAAGCCGAGTTTTTTGCACTGCCGCTGGCAACGATTCCTCGCGAGGTTCCGAGATCAAGGCTGTACCCGGCCTGAACAATCAGCGCACCGGGGCCGCCCTGTTCAATGCCGAACAGGGATTCCGTGGCCGTATTTTTCTTCAGTGCCGACTCCACCACGATACTGTTGCTTGCGGAAATGAGAGAAACATCATCCTCATTGAAGTTTTGGCCTACGTACCGAAGATAGCGAATATCTCCTCCGGCGGTGATGTGTGCCATCTTGGGCAACCGAAAGGCGATGTTCTCGATGTTGCGACCGGCTGTTATCTCGATGGCCTGGCCGTCGTCCTTGTGCAGGTCGCTGTTGCGATTTGACGCCTCGGCACTGAAAAACTGACTTTTGTCGATGGACCCATCCGTGGCGTAAACATCTGCGGGATCGTCATCGTTCATGATAATGCCAGAAATGGTTTGCCCAACAGACTCGGCTCTAATGTCTCGCCCGGCAACCAACTGCAGATTGCCCTCGCTGGACGGGAGCATTCCGAAAAGCTGCTTCAACACGATGTCGCGGCCCGCTTGGATCACCACGGTTGCCGGCAGCACGCTTCGCCACCAATCCTTTGCGTCGTCGGAGGGATAAATAGGATGTTCGCCATACAGGACAACGTCCCCACCGATGCTTTGCAGGAACATACTGGTCTCCTCGGTCATACCAAGGGTCCAAGTGGTACTGGAGGATGTCATGCCCTCGTGATCAGGATGAGCAATGAAAGGATCGACCACTGATGCGTGCAGATCTCCCTGAGCGGTGACCTGCAGGACAGTATCGAGTATTTCGAAGGACTGCTGGTCGTCGGTTGCACCTATATTACCCAGGGAGGCAATAGAGGCCGTTCCCTGCCGGTTGAGAAACCTCCCCGACAGGTCGCCGCCGGCGCTCAGCGTAAAGTTGCCGCTGCCGAACGTACCGGCCTGGGTAGTGAAGTCGGCGCCTGTCCGCACCGTCAGGTTTCCACCTCCCAGAGTGGCCAGTCCCTGAGTGGTACTCGACCCGTCGTAACTGGGTTGCCAGGAATATTTCCTCACTCGTCTGCCATTGATCATGACCAGCTTTGAAGTTACCTTATCCCAACCATTCCTGTTGTATCCCCCGATGATCGAACCATCCACATCGACAAAAACATCGCCACCGTGATCGTAATCCCAGTAATCAGTTGCCCCCGCCTGCGCCTCTCCCAGGGTGCGCACGGTTCCCAGTGTGTTTCCGCTCTGATTGAGGGACAGGTTACCGCCGATCCGCAGATCGATGTCGCCGGTGGCGGTCTGGATGACCCCGCCGTTGATGGTCAGGTTACCTTCGGTCCTTACCTCTACGGCACCAGAATAGGAACCGATGTTGAAGGGGATGGCCGAAGAGATCATGGTGCCGCCATTGACTGCGGCGGTGCCGATATGAATGCTGTCACCGGCAGCCAGCGTGACCGGCCCGCTTTCGCTGTAGACCTGCAGATTGTTGCCGATGGTGAGGGTCCCCGTATCGCGAACCGTGGCGGTAAAATCGGCGGCAGCCGGATCTGCGCCTGCCACCAGACTGATACCCCAGGAATCCTGTACGGGGCTCGTGGTCATTACTCCATTGCCATCCCTGACAGTGCCAGTCACTGTCATGTTGCCAGCAGCACGAACCACCAGGTTGCCGAGTACGTTCGAATCCGAAAGATTCAACGCACCGACCGTCAGGTTCCCGTCGGACGTCGCCTCGATTCCGGCTCGCAACTGCAGTGCCTCGATGTCGGTCGATTCGAGAGCCAGGTTATCGAAGAGATCTTCCGCATTGGCGATCCAGGCTTCGGCATCGGCCAGATAGGAATTGAAGATGATCTGATTCAAAGGACCGTCGACCGAGTAGGTTTCCACTCCTTCGGCAATGACCTTATCGGCCCCGATGATCGTGCCCTGCAGATTTATGCCGGTGCTGCCGGCTACGCCGTCCTCTCGGGCAGCTCGGAAATGGATTGATCCGCCTTGACCGCTGCCCGAAGCATCAATCAGCGCACCAGAAGCCATGTTGACCCACCCGTCACGGCTGTTCAGAACCACCGAACCGCCCTCGCCTGCGTCACCGGAAACATCGATAAGGCTGCCTGAGGCAAGAGTGAGATCCTGCCCGGAGTGAAGCTCCACCGTTCCTCCGGAGTCCCCGGACGCATCAAGTGTTCCCGCCAGGCTCACCCCACCTGCGTCAGCGGCCAGGTAAACCTCCTGCGCCCTCACGATATCGGCCGCGGCGATGTTCAGGTCGCCGCTGCGCGCACGCACGGCGATGCGTTCATCAAAACCTCCTTCATGCAGTTGCGTATTGAGGGAGGAAAAATCGGCAACAGCGGCAATGTCCATATCGAAGGAGCCGCCATGGCCATTCTCCGACCCGCGCCGGCCGCGTAATTCGCCGGCCAGATTCACCCCGCCTGTGCCATCAACCAGTTTGATGCTCCCCGCATCCCCCTGCGCACCACCGGAGACGTCGATCAGGGAGCCTGCGGCCAGATCGATTTCACCGTCTTCGGCGATTACCTGGACACGTCCACCGGAAAAATAGGCGTTGCCTCGGTTCAGAATCTTTCCGTTTTCCTCAACAGACACACTGTCCGAGCCGTTCAGGGTCGTGGTCCCCGCGGTATTGTCGACGATGCTGTCGACCCGGATGGTGCCTGCAGCGATTTCGAAGCGTCCTCCGGCATTGCCGGCTTCCGGGATACCGTCATCACCACCGAGAATGGCGACGGTACCGATTCCGCCGTCGATGAGGTAATCAGCTGCTTCATAGGTATCCAGGCTGTTGCGCTCTCCGGTTACCTTCACCAGCGGCGTGCTGACAGTCAAATCTCCATCCAGGGTGAAGGACCCCTGTCCCGTAACCGAAACCTTCTCGGCGGCCTCGATATTGATGGTTCGGAATCCGTCGGTGCGGACATCGCCGTTCGCCATCTGCACGACGTTGGCCACCAGGGTGAGATTGCCGATATCCTCGGCGCTGCCTTCGTTCGATTTTTGCCCGCTGTTGCCCAAGATAATGGTTTGGGCGGCAAGACGGACATCGCCTCCATTACCCACCAGTCGGGCCTCATCGAGGTAAAGCTGGTTGTTCACCTCCAGGTTAAAGCTGCCGTTGAATGCTATGTCCGATTCGCTTTTCAGGCCGATATTGGCGATATTTTCGAACAAGGACCAGAATTCCCTGGTAATGACCAAACCCTGCTCTCCACCGGTGTCATCGCCCTCGACGAAAACGATCCGCTTGCCCAGCAGGTTGACGGTGCTGTTGTCGATCTGGAAATGACCCTCCAGGCCATCCCCCCGCAGTTCGAGATCGTTCGTGGCCAAATTCAAGGCATCGGACACATGAACCTTCGATCCTTCCCCCAACACTACCTCGACATCCGGAGCATTGAAGGTGACCTCTCCGGCCTCGATGGTCGAGTCCTTCATCAGATAGATGCCGTTTTCGCCATCGGCCAGATCTCCATTTTTGCCGCAAGTCAGGGTAAGGCTGGTCCCGGCAACCTGCAATTCGCTGCCTTCCTCCAGGGTGATTTTGGTGGTTTTGTCCTCCTGACCCAGCTCGACGGCGGCAAAGCCGGACAGGGCTCCACCGTCGATCAGCAGTGTGTCCAGATGTTCCGCGGACAAGCCATCGGCAAAACCGAACTCATCCCAGGCGATAGCCGAGGTTCCTTGGCTGGAAGCCGTGACCACCACCTCTGCGCCGCTGAGAGTCATGCTGCCGCCGGTATACAGTCCCTCGAGGGGCGACGCGTTGAGGGTGCCGTCAACAACAGTGGTCTCTCCCAGCAGGGAAATGCTGCCGGCATCCCCTTGGGCGAAGGCGGCCACTTCAAAATCACCTTCCGCCAGCAGGTCCCTGAGTTTGCGTACCGAATAGCTTTTGAGGGCTGCCGCATCTATGTCTGTCCCCTGCCAGGTCTGGTAACCGGCAACGATCCGGTAGCCTTCCTCGGTATACTGAGCGCCCCCCGCCTGGTAAATAGTCCCCAGGTCCGCAAGCACCAAAGCATTTTCGAACTGGGAATACTCATCGGCCAGCTCGGCGTATTGCTCGGCCATCAGGGCGTACTGCTCGGCCTGGCGGCCGTAATCGGCCGCCTCCTGCCGGTATTGCTCGGCCAGAGCCGTATACTGCGCTGCGGAGATTTCGTCTTCGGCGCCAGCGGCCAAAGCCTCGTTTTCCACGGCCAGAGCCGCGCTTTCCGCTGCCAGTTCGGCCTTTTGCCCCGACTGCCGGGTGTAATCCTGCCGGATCTCGGTGTAGGCCGAGGCTACCAGGGCATAATCCTCGGAAACCACCGAGTAGACTCCGTCAGCAACTCCCTCGACCCCCTGCAGATACACCGCTTCGCCCGGCAATTGCTGATCAGGGTCGGGCACCACGATCAGGGCTCCGCTCAAAGGATTGGTGCTGCCGTCGACCCCGGGCTGAAACTGGTAGGCGAAAATCGCCCCACCGCCCGAGACGTCGATCTGGGCCCCTTCAGCCATCAGCACCTGTTCCCCGGAAATGGTCACCCCATGGCCGAGTGCCTCTGTAACCTCTTCATGATCGCGCTCGCTCGCCGAAGTATCCTTTGTGTCATTGAACCAGGTTCCATCGGCGAGAGTACCGTAGGCGGTCGCCCCGGACCCCGTCGTGCGCAAAAGACTGCCTGGGGCCAGGTAAACCCGCCCGGAATTTTCATCGTCACCTTCGCCTGTGGCGATTAAGGCTACAGTTCCGTAGGGCGCTTCGATTGTGCCCCGATGCTCAATACCTCCCCCGGCCTCCAGCGTAATGCTGCCGCCAGCGGATGTCAGGGCTCTGGTGCTGTCGATAGAGCCAGGCAAGGTCGTGATTTTGCCGCCGATCTGGAACTTGAAATCCGCGGTAAGGGCTGAAGAAAAACTATCCTGATCGGCTAAACCTGATCCTGCAAAGGCCGCGAATTCGCCTGCCAGATCATCGGGCACCTCGGGGAATATCCTCCCGGTCATTATAAGGTCGCCGCTGTGGGCCAACTTGCCGGACCAGGTCAAACTATCTGAATCATCACGAAGACGAAGCTGGTAATCGAAATCGCTTACCCGCAATTCCCGGTCGGCCCCCAGGTAGACATTATCGAAGCCTGAAAGCTGAAGGTCCCCGACCAGGTCGATCCATTCACCGGCTAGAACCAGTTGTCCCTCGCCAATAGCCACCGCATCGGCATCCTCAAAGACCCCCACCGAATTGATCAAACGCACCCAGGGAGACTCCAGCCATACGTCCGCATCTTCCCCGGCCGTAATCCTTGTTGTATCCAGAACCAGGGAACGGTCTAATCGGGCGCTAATTTCACCGTTGAACGACAATCCGCTATAGCCGCGCAGAGTGAGGGCATCGAACCCGCCGGCAAGCCAATAATCAAAGTCCTCGCTGTCCAAAGACCAGTTCGTGGTCAAGTCGGTGTTGATCAAGGTCAGAGAACCACCCTGACCACTGGCCCTGTAAGCTTTGGCGAGGAGTTGACCACCCAGTTCAAGATTTGCGAAGGACAAGGTAATCTCCCCCGGATCCCCGCCGATGGGCACCTGGTTCAGTCGATGGTATTTATCCCGTATCCAGGTACGGGTGTCAGGTGCGGCGGATACATCAACAACCGCTCCTTCGGCAATCAGCAGGGTATCGCTCGAGGTTATAGTCACCGAGCCCCCGTCATGGGGGGACTGCGACCGGACCAGACCTGAGGCAGGTGCGGTGCCGGGCTCATTCCAGCCGCCCGCCAGGATGCGGGCCTCTTCACCGAGAATCAGGGGGTCATACCCCAGCGTGGCGAAGGTACTCGAAGCCGTCACATTCACCTCACCAGCCAGGGCTTCCAGCACACCGTTGATCTCCACCCCTGGACCGGAAATGCCGATCTGCCCGGTCGGCCCGACACTCAGGGTGGCACCGCTTTCCACTATGGTTCGGGCGATCCTCGTTTCTTCCTCTGGCACAGAGGGGTCCGGCTTGGCATCGATTGGTTTACCGGAGGCCAGTGTGATTGTCGATGCACCGAGGTATCCAGGCAGCGGCTGTCCATCGGCGGCATTGGGAACCTGCCAAGCCGTGCTGCTGGGGAAGATGCCCAGAGCTTCGTAACGGGATTGTTCGGCACTGGTTTCTGTGTTGAATTCGCTTCCCGGTTGAAGCCGGGCAACCGAAGGTTGAAGATGGACACCGCTTTTTACAATCAAATCTCGAGCACTTTTGAGATTGATACGTGTGAAGCCGCTGTCTCTCAATTGGGTGGTGCTCAGAACCAGTCCTTCATACCCGGGAGGCAACTCGCTGTCCGCCGTCATACCGCTGTCACCCACCAAAGCAGCGGTAACAGTTAAATCCGACGCATGAAGATTGAGTTCGCTGCCTGTCTGTCCGATCAGGGCCAGACCGGTCAGCTCACCGTCCAGGAACAGGGCGTCGCCCTGGATGGTCAGGCTGCCGGCATCGCCCCCCTCAATGTCTCCGTCCTCCGACCACTGGTAGCCTCCGCTGACGTCAATGCGGCTTCCTTGGGCCAACACAAGAGCGCAGACCGGTGAAGCCAAATCTGAAATTGTGACCGTTCCACCATCGAGAATGCCCTGCACGATGCTGTCGCTGCCGCTTACAAGGCGATTGTCGTTCCGTTCCCCGGACACGTCGATCACCGCTTTTTCGCCGAGATAGAAACGGCTTTCATATTCTCCATAGCGGGGGTCAGCTTCAGTGGTTGAAGTTACGTTTTCCAGGAGGGAGTAGGCCAGGTCTCCCGACGGAACATACACCCTGCCCTCCTGAATGATGCGCCGGGCATAAACCGATAGACTTCCCCCCGCCTGCAACCCGATCTCTGCATTTTCAGCCAGGGTGAATTCTCCATTGGTTGATACGGTCAGGCTGCCCAAACCGGCCTCTTCGATCTTCCGTGCAGAAATGATATTGATCTGATTCTCATTGAGTTCGTCTGATTCCGAAAAATCACTCAAAGACGTAGTTGAATCGACAACCCGCACTGATTCGAGGATTGCATCGCGATCGCCCGGACTATTGTTATCCCCAATCAATTCCCCAAGCTGCAGGAAACCTCCCTTGGGCCGTAACAGGCTGAGAAGCCCCTTCGCCTCTTCTTTATTGTCGTAAATCTGATAGGCGCCTATTGTGGCCTGACCCTTGAGGACCCCGTCGAGGACGATACGGGGCGCGATGAGTTTCAGAATGCCTGCATCGGCTCCGGCGACATGGTCGGGGATATATTTTTCGACGTTCTTTGTCGCACTGTACCTGCCCCACTGAGAGGCACTGGCAATGTCGGGTAAGGAACTGCCGGAAACGAGCCCGGTAACTTCGACAGTTCCGGAATCATATTCGATGCCGCCACCGGAAAAATCCAACAGCGCTCCATCGCGGACGATAATATCAGCGGTGTTGCCGGCTTCCTGGTTGAGACCGGAATTGATGATTATGGTACCGCCGGTGGTGGCAAGCTCGGCTGCGGTCTGCTCCTGGGTGTTCAGAACGCCGCTGACATCCCCGATGGCCGAACCCTCGGTAGCCAGGAAACGAATGGTCTGACCCTGCAGTATCCCGCCTTTCTGGGCAAAATAATCCCGCAGTTCCAGGCTGTTGAGGGTTGTTTCGAGCACCAGGGATTCGGCGCCCTTGGTGACCCAAAGACCGCTGACGTCGATGATGCTGTCCTCAGCCAGATAGACTCTCTCACCTGCATCAATAGTTACATTGCCCGAAGGAGCGTCGATGATGCCGCGATGTTCCACTCGCGCCACCGTGTCTTCGCTGTCATAGGAAATGCCGTGAATCTTGATGTTGGCATCAACCTGAATATTTTTATCCACTACATAGGTCTCAGTGGACGGGGTAATCGGGGTACTGGTACGGCTATTTTCCCCTGTACTGACCAGTTTGGAGGCCATCAGTTCTATCTGACTGGCTTTTTCAGGCGACGTGGCGGCCATTGCGTCCCAATTCTGGTATACTTCATTGCCGTACATTCCGATTAATCCAAGATTGGCCTCCAGAGCACCTCCTTCATATACTATTTCTACTAATCCTTGGTTGTTTATCTGCTCACGTACGTTCTCCCAGTTTTGTTCATTGATTGTTATCTCGTTGCCTTCTGCATCTATAAAAACGATGTCAACATCCTCTCCTCTTTTCAGATTTTCCAGATAATTCCAGTTTTCATTGGATATATTTTTTCCTTCGCTTTTTGTTTCTTTCAATACAACCCGTCCTAACTGATTAACTACCTCGCCGGCATTCTCCTGAACCACATTTACCCTATAGCCCAGCTCGATGCGCGTCTGAGACTCAGTCTCCTGCTCCAGCAAAACCTTCGTACCTGCAGCCAATCCGATCTGTCCCGCGGTTGCACTGATGGTGTCCTCGTTGACGACCTTTTGGCCCAGCAGAAAAATCCGTCCACCAACCTCTGTGGCGGTGATAGTTCCCTGATTGCGGATGCCGTAGCCGGAGTCGGTTGCCGCGTAGTCGGCAAGACCCATGTAGTCTTCCGCCTGAAAGGTCAGGTTGTTGTTGATAAAGTTGGTATCGCTGATATTGAGGGTGGAAG
This sequence is a window from Syntrophotaleaceae bacterium. Protein-coding genes within it:
- a CDS encoding DUF2341 domain-containing protein, producing the protein MFLNGFNKKIAIWMLLGLVLGMMPGAASAWWDKNWQFRQKITLDAGAAGLAESQTDMPVLVRLHSGNFDFSSGKEDGTDLRFVDADDKTPLKYHVERFSVAEEMALVWVKVPRLTAGSVQETIWMYWGNAQAADAQDAGGTFDADQALVYHFDQAEGAPRDATAYGNHPGTFSGALGVPGLAGNGLSLRQDGDRISIPSSPSLDFSAGFTFAVWIRPADAQNNAVLFQGGNEERSLQISVDGLRPYVRMAAGETVVALQMAGDLTAGSWQHLAVTITPERAVTLYLDGRESGSGSIPFALSRFPGDLALGGAPDGTRSFRGDLDDVILGRAARSPGWFTALYQSQGPTSALLGYGSIEAGEGSGVSSLLIATVADNITADGWIIIGLLFLLGALSVMLLVNKTYAFRLMQRENEQFLNAFSHAHDLDALYGKEEEYGNSPLFTIFRKGVEDLRQWGEKHAHLENPKLSSKAFNIFRTVLENGYMEQNRRINNGLVLLTLAISGGPFLGLLGTVWGVMNTFAALALAGEASIMAIAPGVASALATTVAGLIVAIPALFGYNFLASKVKIIAADLGLFVDQFANMVDQEFGD
- a CDS encoding energy transducer TonB, with the protein product MAKKNKGFQPIWIAYIAVVVLFLALGIWMLKALLFSGEIKPKGQMTMVTLVKPPPPPPPPEEEPPPPEVEEEEIIEPEPQAQEDVAESSDEPPPGENLGVDAEGSAGGDGFGLVGKKGGRSLIGGDIGESSLLRKYAWYTRMLQDQIRREMRRVLEQSGGWPEGDNKAKVRIELDATGRIIDFKLVDSSGDDRMDRALLEVLPVLQLREPPPPDMPLAMYVKISARG
- a CDS encoding biopolymer transporter ExbD — encoded protein: MRRDLYDQKVMDDINVTPLLDLAWTLLVVFIIAVTSAVQGIKINLPKASNVVSEVKPSTKAITVAADGQIYLDSYPVTMAELETMLRQYKAADPNLPVVVRGDEQVFYSQIIGILDVLMKLDITQLGLVTQKLVK